A section of the Acipenser ruthenus chromosome 39, fAciRut3.2 maternal haplotype, whole genome shotgun sequence genome encodes:
- the LOC117966530 gene encoding B-cell CLL/lymphoma 9-like protein isoform X2, whose amino-acid sequence MHPDSKLTNHGKQVNSSAQSQHQNVSQGPAGSLGSKGAGAGNHGGGGGGKANQISPGNSGLKSQAGGGVGPLKGKRERSVSIDSGEQREALTPSLEPDSKEGVMRSKRRCVLEKKQPYSGDEWCSGAESEEEEDKPIAAAPGPAKHRGDHSRAGPPQPPPGSNPLSSLCESASSVVPLGMGAGLRAELGTGPKPLVYVFTTNLANSAAEAVMQGRADSIVVFHQQTVPRTKLDKCLPPPSKVPGLPDQLHAATPPGGTPKSQSGTPRPSSSGQLNPAGTPSSVGPPEGATDEPPDALTLPSSSGGNKKSSSTNNHSNNSLPPSGGSATNSSSSKPLPGLVEPPSVPPTPPPPAPAQQGDSDPGNVPAQRGGNTEGLSKQQLEHRERSLQTLRDIERLLLRSGGGGGVVGPGGDPSTNNNNNNGSLGPNCSNNGPNSSPQAPPPPALGGNPNQQQQVKKYEEPLQSIISQTQSLVGGLDEPAMSQGGCGGPPPPHLQHPHPPHSHMHPSHHGLPPHSSPSSLDMCLLMNQQDGLTPEQMAWRKLQEEYYQEKRRKQEQIGLHPHPHPRMMGDGGPEMGMTGMIRGPPPPYHSKAGEPLPPQQQQWLPGMAGGGGNGGRMLEMHLEGGGPRGPRFHPGMQRLGPGPGGGGYPGGGNPGGMMGLDPMGPMNPMQRPPGRPSMGWLEDMPPMGGGGGGGGPPVGFGGYPPMQHLQGDPERMLNPRAREEMFRMMEKRQIQGMQRQAAMNQAMEMERMQQQQQGGGNGPRMMEQAGGPGGGFANSVGDPMDFPGSRAMMGSPMGGVGCGGGHQQPPMRELVEHQMGNLNMNMNVNMNMNLNLQMNQQQQQQMLMTQKMRLAGGPLNELLHQEEMARSRAQNGGGMAGNKMMMPGGGPFPNQGPFPGGPGGYLPQDMGNPQTPQEMFSPDQQGPPMGGTSRLSHMPRSGGGVLGGRRPSDLTINVHPMNSPGMPPHHLKSPTVNQVHSPMLPSPSPAGLKSPQLSSLGGPPNPGPPPSSSMKSSPQVLGPSSLGVRSPTGGSPSRLKSPSVPVPSPGAWAPSPKTALPSPGVPQGGKGGNAMDSGPHPPRSNTCGGINPSMPFTSSPGGAPSQNPLSLIMSQMSKYAMPSSTPLYHDAIKTIATSDDELLPDRPLLPGGNMAGESRGARVVILDRQGCLVMVLESCDSTPGLTGVGGNHQPPPMHSPMGMVLPGQQPPLSHDPSGPMLHSPNPMNMPSMHGGGGNPMLMAGGPQDHMGPRNGSPMLPQNQMGGGVTGGGFPRLQPPPHGPMHSPGMGMGAGLPQAYPPGMTLPPPDEVMVPHPGQMHLLKGLSHQQQQQQQQHRPPSASYLGDADLSDVIRSTPTGIPEFDLSRIIPSEKPSSTLQYFPKSNESLQQQQPHHKQQQPPSSSSSNPHLINLQNMMAEQQLPVQPPPGRPPMGGPRSMGGMGGMQMCHPGHMMGRTAMPPPQQGMMVNNMHPHPGVMSPSQHSLLAQQNLMMMQAKQQRSMSVSGDMYGQQGHLMSPQGALMGPPNLQQGMMVPAQMRQRSISLDGPMGYGPGSMANLPF is encoded by the exons ATGCACCCGGACAGTAAACTGACCAATCATGGCAAGCAAGTGAACAGCAGCGCCCAATCACAGCACCAGAATGTAAGCCAGGGGCCCGCCGGCAGCCTGGGGTCGAAGGGCGCGGGGGCGGGGAATCATGGTGGCGGAGGAGGAGGCAAAGCCAATCAGATCTCTCCGGGGAACTCGGGGCTCAAGAGCCAGGCAGGGGGGGGCGTTGGGCCACTGAAGGGGAAGAGGGAGCGCAGCGTCTCCATCGACTCCGGGGAGCAGAGAGAGGCCCTGACCCCCAGCCTCGAACCCGACTCCAAAG AGGGCGTGATGCGCAGTAAGCGCCGCTGCGTTCTGGAGAAGAAGCAGCCCTACAGCGGGGACGAGTGGTGCTCGGGAGCGgagagcgaggaggaggaggacaagCCAATCGCAGCCGCCCCCGGCCCTGCCAAGCACC gaGGGGACCACTCGAGGGCAGGGCCCCCCCAGCCGCCCCCTGGTTCGAACCCGCTCTCCTCGCTCTGTGAATCAGCTTCCTCGGTGGTGCCGCTGGGCATGGGAGCGGGGCTTCGTGCTGAGCTGGGCACCGGCCCCAAACCCCTGGTCTACGTCTTTACCACCAACCTCGCCAACAG TGCTGCCGAAGCGGTGATGCAGGGCCGGGCGGATTCCATCGTGGTGTTTCACCAGCAAACCGTCCCGCGCACCAAACTGGACAAG tgcCTCCCGCCTCCCTCCAAGGTCCCTGGCCTTCCTGATCAGCTCCACGCTGCCACCCCTCCAGGCGGGACCCCCAAATCGCAGAGCGGCACCCCCAGACCTTCCTCGAGCGGGCAGCTGAACCCAGCCGGCACCCCCTCTTCCGTGGGACCCCCAGAAGGAGCGACAGACGAGCCCCCAGATGCCCTGACTCTGCCCTCGTCTTCGGGGGGCAACAAGAAAAGCAGCAGCACTAACAATCACAGCAACAACAGCCTCCCCCCGTCCGGGGGCAGTGCGACCAACAGCAGCTCCTCAAAACCACTTCCAGGATTGGTAGAGCCTCCCAGCGTCCCGCCCACCCCTCCTCCCCCTGCCCCTGCCCAGCAAGGAGATTCGGACCCTGGGAACGTGCCAGCCCAGAGGGGCGGGAACACAGAGGGTCTCTCCAAGCAGCAGCTGGAGCACAGGGAGCGCTCCTTGCAGACCCTGAGAGACATTGAGCGCTTGCTGCTCCGCAGTGGTGGGGGGGGTGGCGTAGTCGGTCCAGGAGGAGATCCCAgtactaataacaacaacaacaacgggAGCTTGGGGCCAAACTGCAGTAATAACGGACCCAACAGCAGCCCCCAAGCCCCCCCTCCTCCTGCCCTGGGAGGGAACCCAAACCAGCAGCAGCAAGTCAAGAAATACGAAGAGCCTCTGCAGTCTATTATCTCCCAGACACAAAGCCTGGTTGGCGGGCTGGATGAGCCCGCCATGTCCCAAGGGGGTTGTGGGGGTCCTCCTCCTCCGCATCTCCAACACCCCCACCCTCCTCACTCCCACATGCACCCCTCCCACCACGGCCTGCCCCCCCACTCCTCCCCGTCCTCCCTGGACATGTGCCTGCTGATGAACCAGCAGGACGGGCTGACACCCGAGCAGATGGCCTGGCGCAAGCTGCAGGAGGAGTACTACCAGGAGAAGCGTAGGAAGCAGGAGCAGATTGGGCTGCACCCCCACCCGCACCCCAGGATGATGGGAGACGGGGGCCCCGAAATGGGCATGACTGGGATGATTAGGGGCCCTCCGCCTCCTTATCACAGCAAAGCCGGGGAGCCGCTGCCaccccagcagcagcagtggcTCCCAGGAATGGCAGGGGGTGGGGGCAACGGAGGCAGAATGCTAGAGATGCACCTTGAGGGAGGGGGTCCAAGGGGGCCTCGCTTCCATCCTGGCATGCAGAGGCTGGGGCCCGGGCCTGGGGGCGGGGGGTACCCTGGAGGGGGCAACCCTGGAGGAATGATGGGCCTGGATCCAATGGGCCCCATGAACCCCATGCAGAGGCCTCCGGGCCGGCCCAGTATGGGCTGGCTGGAGGACATGCCCCCgatgggaggaggaggaggtggtggtggcccCCCAGTTGGTTTTGGGGGGTATCCACCCATGCAGCACCTGCAGGGGGACCCCGAAAGAATGCTGAACCCCAGGGCTAGGGAGGAGATGTTCCGCATGATGGAGAAGAGGCAGATACAAGGAATGCAGAGGCAGGCAGCCATGAACCAGGCGATGGAGATGGAGaggatgcagcagcagcagcaggggggaGGCAACGGGCCAAGGATGATGGAGCAAGCTGGGGGTCCAGGAGGGGGGTTCGCTAACTCAGTGGGGGACCCCATGGATTTTCCAGGGTCCCGGGCCATGATGGGGTCTCCGATGGGGGGTGTGGGGTGCGGAGGGGGTCACCAGCAGCCCCCCATGAGAGAATTGGTTGAGCATCAAATGGGGAACCTGAACATGAACATGAACGTGAATATGAACATGAACCTCAATCTGCAGAtgaaccagcagcagcagcagcagatgctCATGACCCAGAAAATGAGGCTAGCGGGGGGTCCCCTCAACGAGCTTCTGCACCAGGAGGAGATGGCCCGATCCCGAGCACAGAACGGAGGGGGGATGGCCGGGAACAAGATGATGATGCCGGGTGGCGGACCCTTCCCTAATCAAGGACCCTTCCCTGGGGGCCCAGGAGGCTACCTGCCCCAGGACATGGGCAACCCCCAAACCCCGCAAGAAATGTTCAGCCCCGACCAGCAAGGGCCGCCCATGGGGGGCACCTCCAGACTGAGCCACATGCCCCGCAGTGGTGGGGGAGTTCTGGGGGGGCGCAGACCCTCTGACCTCACCATCAACGTTCACCCCATGAACTCCCCCGGCATGCCTCCCCACCACCTGAAATCCCCCACCGTCAACCAGGTGCACTCCCCCATGCTTCCCTCCCCCTCGCCGGCCGGCCTCAAGTCTCCCCAGCTGTCCTCGCTAGGGGGACCCCCCAATCCCGGCCCCCCGCCCTCCTCTTCCATGAAATCGTCCCCGCAGGTGCTCGGACCCTCATCTCTGGGGGTGCGCTCTCCCACAGGGGGGTCCCCCAGTAGGCTCAAGTCTCCCTCGGTGCCCGTCCCCTCCCCTGGTGCTTGGGCCCCCTCCCCAAAGACTGCACTACCCAGCCCGGGGGTGCCTCAGGGGGGTAAGGGCGGGAACGCCATGGACTCAG GCCCCCACCCCCCACGGAGCAACACCTGCGGAGGCATCAATCCCAGCATGCCGTTCACCTCCTCCCCGGGCGGCGCTCCTTCCCAGAACCCCCTGTCCCTCATCATGTCCCAGATGTCGAAGTACGCCATGCCCAGCTCCACACCCCTCTACCACGACGCCATCAAGACCATCGCCACCTCGGACGACGAGCTCCTGCCAGACCGCCCCCTGCTGCCCGGAGGGAACATGGCAGGTGAGAGCAGAGGGGCGCGGGTAGTGATCCTAGACAGGCAGGGCTGTCTAGtcatggtcctggagagctgtgattccactccaggtttaacag GTGTCGGGGGTAACCACCAGCCCCCTCCGATGCACAGCCCCATGGGAATGGTCCTGCCAGGGCAGCAGCCCCCTCTATCCCACGATCCCTCTGGGCCAATGCTACACTCCCCAAACCCTATGAACATGCCCAGCATGCACGGCGGTGGGGGGAACCCCATGCTCATGGCGGGGGGCCCTCAGGATCACATGGGCCCCCGGAACGGCTCCCCCATGCTGCCCCAAAACCAAATGGGTGGGGGTGTAACCGGAGGAGGGTTTCCCAGACTGCAACCCCCTCCCCACGGACCCATGCACTCCCCTGGGATGGGAATGGGAGCGGGGCTGCCTCAAGCCTACCCCCCCGGCATGACTCTGCCCCCTCCGGATGAAGTCATGGTGCCTCATCCAGGACAGATGCACCTCCTGAAGGGCTTGtcccaccagcagcagcagcagcagcagcagcacaggccCCCCTCAGCCTCCTATCTGGGGGACGCAGACCTGAGCGATGTGATCCGCTCCACTCCGACGGGCATCCCCGAGTTCGACCTCTCTCGGATCATCCCGTCGGAGAAGCCCAGCAGCACCCTGCAGTACTTTCCCAAGAGCAACGAGTccctgcagcaacagcagcctcaccacaagcagcagcagcctccatcctcctcctcctccaaccCCCATCTCATCAACCTGCAGAACATGATGGCAGAGCAGCAGCTGCCCGTCCAGCCCCCTCCCGGCCGCCCCCCCATGGGGGGTCCCAGATCCATGGGGGGGATGGGGGGCATGCAGATGTGCCACCCGGGCCATATGATGGGCAGGACAGCCATGCCCCCTCCCCAGCAGGGCATGATGGTGAACAACATGCACCCCCACCCGGGTGTCATGTCTCCCTCCCAGCACAGCCTCCTGGCCCAGCAGAACCTCATGATGATGCAGGCCAAGCAGCAGCGAAGCATGTCCGTCTCGGGAGACATGTACGGCCAGCAGGGGCATTTAATGTCCCCCCAGGGGGCTCTGATGGGCCCGCCGAACCTGCAGCAAGGCATGATGGTCCCAGCGCAGATGAGACAGCGGAGTATATCTCTGGATGGGCCTATGGGATACGGACCGGGCAGTATGGCTAACCTGcccttttaa